A portion of the Lysinibacillus timonensis genome contains these proteins:
- a CDS encoding protoporphyrinogen oxidase: MELNLNDAFIERCNKETEEVITQEQPSFLSTPITFLKQHREEFVYIESPEFEAYKTDAISIELDDVFNIYMALLGFKVQKKHTSAIKTFLSEQLQGENQYFSASFSGDEGLWELNIPIEGIKGFNENLTISEVLVSTIGFLQSLLDYLEQ, from the coding sequence ATGGAACTAAACTTAAACGATGCTTTTATCGAACGTTGCAATAAAGAAACTGAAGAGGTTATTACACAAGAGCAACCATCATTTTTATCAACACCCATTACATTTTTAAAACAACATCGAGAAGAATTTGTCTATATTGAATCTCCAGAATTTGAAGCTTACAAAACCGATGCCATTTCAATTGAGTTAGATGATGTTTTTAACATTTATATGGCATTACTTGGATTTAAAGTTCAGAAAAAACATACTAGCGCCATTAAAACATTTTTGAGCGAACAGCTCCAAGGTGAAAACCAATATTTTAGCGCAAGCTTCTCTGGGGATGAAGGATTATGGGAGTTAAACATACCGATTGAAGGCATTAAAGGTTTTAACGAGAATCTGACAATTTCTGAAGTATTAGTGAGTACAATAGGTTTTTTACAATCTTTATTAGACTATTTAGAACAATAA
- a CDS encoding TRM11 family methyltransferase produces the protein MTNNHSNTFIYTFVHHIDEFDICRMEMRAFFGFDTKANYLLSNIRIDPSRSPFIQDRLEILFEGSSIPDIIQFAKTFVLESTTYKVICLNKIDIGETKKIHHPERRQLEREIGLVIEGEPDLDQPDVIFGLMLLNGRWYFGKYEKSESVWRKHIHKPNSYSTALNTRIARAVANIAVPNPSNKRAIDPLCGIGTVLIEALSMGINIVGRDINPLVCVGSRENIAHFGYHTIVTKGPISEVSDSYDAAIIDLPYNLATHISHDEQYDIIQHARRIAKRVVVVTIETIDDMVHEAGFTIVDRCEAKKHLFVRQILLCE, from the coding sequence TTGACTAACAATCATAGCAACACTTTCATCTATACCTTTGTCCATCATATAGATGAGTTTGATATCTGCCGAATGGAAATGAGAGCATTTTTTGGATTCGATACTAAGGCGAATTATTTATTAAGTAACATTAGAATCGACCCAAGTCGAAGTCCATTTATACAGGATCGACTTGAAATATTATTTGAAGGAAGCAGTATTCCCGACATTATACAATTTGCAAAAACGTTCGTATTAGAATCTACGACTTATAAAGTTATATGTTTAAATAAAATCGACATTGGTGAAACAAAAAAAATACACCATCCTGAACGAAGACAATTAGAACGAGAAATTGGCTTAGTCATTGAAGGCGAGCCTGATTTAGATCAACCAGATGTAATATTTGGTTTAATGCTACTAAATGGGCGTTGGTATTTCGGGAAATATGAGAAAAGCGAGTCTGTTTGGCGAAAACATATACATAAACCAAATAGCTATTCAACTGCGCTAAATACAAGAATCGCCCGTGCAGTGGCTAATATAGCAGTCCCTAACCCTAGCAATAAACGTGCAATCGATCCGCTATGTGGGATAGGAACAGTTCTTATTGAAGCTCTTTCAATGGGTATTAATATTGTAGGTCGTGATATAAACCCCCTTGTTTGCGTTGGCTCTAGGGAAAATATCGCTCATTTTGGCTATCATACTATCGTAACAAAAGGGCCAATATCTGAAGTTTCAGATTCATATGATGCTGCCATAATTGATTTACCTTATAATTTGGCAACACATATTTCACATGATGAACAGTACGATATTATTCAGCATGCTCGACGCATTGCAAAACGTGTAGTGGTTGTAACAATCGAAACAATCGATGATATGGTTCATGAGGCAGGGTTTACCATTGTAGACCGTTGTGAGGCTAAGAAACATTTATTTGTAAGGCAGATTCTATTATGTGAGTAA
- a CDS encoding ABC transporter permease codes for MITGQLERAFQLAEKHKLDVSTILDLYTIISKEINASPKVEEKILQQMIKILENNKLILREAT; via the coding sequence ATGATAACCGGTCAGTTAGAGCGAGCTTTCCAATTAGCGGAAAAACATAAGCTCGACGTAAGCACAATTTTAGATTTATACACAATTATTAGTAAGGAAATTAATGCTTCACCAAAAGTGGAAGAAAAAATCCTTCAACAAATGATCAAAATTTTAGAAAATAATAAATTAATACTCCGGGAGGCAACATAG
- the ltrA gene encoding group II intron reverse transcriptase/maturase, with protein MQRPQKTSQDGCLQRDKLETEEYARVCSPAVKEVGQQDGIDLIDKVIDSNNLFRACKKVKANKGAPGIDGMTVDELFGHVSKYLPHLKRKLKDGSYKPLPVKRVEIPKADGTKRKLGIPCVRDRMVQQAIYQVIGGIIDPKFSDSSFGFRPNRNQHQAIKKSIKYYEQGYKVVVDCDLKSYFDTINHQKLMEYLKEFIKDKIILKLIWKFLKSGILENGFTKPTEFGAPQGGVLSPILSNVYLNQLDIELEERGHKFVRFADDFCIYVKSKRAGERVLDSITKFLEKELKLTVNKTKSKVGSPTKLKFLGFCIHSTSKSTGCRPHHSAKKRFRDKLKYKTRRNRTGKFEDIVKEINQVTVGWINYYGIGLMKMFIQDMRKWLNHRLRQLIWKRWKKVKTRYYQLRRLGIQHNEAWKVANTRKGYWRISGSETLHKAIRTKTLIKWGIKDLNYLYERRYLSY; from the coding sequence GTGCAAAGACCGCAGAAAACATCGCAAGATGGCTGTTTGCAAAGGGATAAGTTGGAAACTGAAGAGTATGCAAGAGTGTGTAGTCCTGCCGTTAAAGAAGTAGGTCAACAAGATGGTATCGATTTAATTGATAAAGTAATTGATAGTAATAATCTTTTCAGAGCATGTAAGAAGGTTAAAGCCAACAAAGGTGCGCCTGGAATAGATGGAATGACAGTAGATGAACTTTTTGGTCATGTCAGTAAATACCTACCCCATCTTAAGAGAAAACTGAAAGATGGCTCATATAAGCCTCTTCCAGTCAAACGGGTTGAAATCCCGAAGGCGGATGGTACAAAACGAAAATTAGGCATTCCATGTGTTAGAGACCGTATGGTCCAACAAGCAATATATCAAGTAATAGGTGGAATAATAGACCCGAAATTTTCCGATTCAAGTTTTGGTTTTCGACCAAATAGAAACCAACACCAAGCCATAAAGAAATCTATCAAATACTATGAACAAGGCTATAAAGTGGTAGTGGATTGTGATCTCAAAAGTTACTTTGACACCATTAACCATCAAAAGCTAATGGAATACCTCAAGGAATTCATTAAAGATAAAATTATATTAAAGCTAATTTGGAAATTTCTTAAAAGCGGAATATTAGAGAATGGCTTTACCAAACCAACTGAATTCGGTGCGCCTCAAGGCGGTGTACTTTCACCAATTCTTAGTAATGTTTATTTAAATCAGTTAGATATAGAACTGGAGGAAAGAGGACATAAATTCGTTCGCTTTGCGGATGATTTTTGCATCTACGTTAAAAGTAAACGAGCTGGTGAACGTGTCCTTGATAGCATTACAAAGTTTTTGGAGAAGGAACTGAAGCTGACAGTTAATAAAACTAAAAGTAAGGTGGGGTCTCCGACCAAACTAAAATTTTTAGGTTTCTGTATCCACAGTACATCTAAAAGTACAGGATGTAGACCACACCACTCCGCGAAGAAAAGATTCAGAGATAAACTAAAATATAAAACTAGACGAAATCGTACTGGTAAATTTGAGGATATCGTTAAAGAAATTAATCAAGTTACGGTTGGATGGATAAATTACTATGGCATTGGTTTGATGAAAATGTTCATTCAAGATATGAGAAAGTGGCTAAACCATCGGTTAAGGCAACTTATTTGGAAAAGGTGGAAGAAAGTCAAGACAAGGTACTATCAACTTAGGAGATTAGGTATCCAACACAATGAAGCCTGGAAAGTAGCGAATACCCGTAAGGGTTATTGGAGGATTTCAGGAAGTGAAACTCTACATAAAGCTATTAGAACAAAAACGCTCATCAAATGGGGAATAAAGGACCTTAATTATTTGTATGAGCGTCGATACTTAAGTTATTGA
- the purU gene encoding formyltetrahydrofolate deformylase, whose translation MPLEQGKYLENRARLLVKCPDKPGIVSVLSTFLFKHNANIIESNQYSSDPENGTFFIRIEFHCDHLQNKSSQMENEFEVIASQYEMEYSFYYLNKRQRSAIYCSKELHCLLELLWEWQNGDLETDIALVISNHEDARSIVESYGIPFYYLPANKDIRKQVEAEQIKLMEEYNVDLLILARYMQILTPEFVDHFENRIINIHHSFLPAFIGANPYERAHKRGVKLIGATSHYVTNELDEGPIIEQDVERVDHRDNISTLKKIGRQIERRVLTKAVKWHLENRIIVEGNKTIVFH comes from the coding sequence ATGCCGTTAGAACAAGGAAAGTATTTAGAAAACCGTGCACGATTGTTAGTAAAATGTCCAGATAAACCAGGTATTGTTTCAGTTTTATCGACATTTTTATTTAAACATAATGCAAATATTATTGAATCCAATCAATATTCTAGTGATCCCGAAAACGGAACTTTTTTCATTCGAATTGAATTCCATTGTGATCACTTACAAAATAAATCATCTCAAATGGAAAATGAGTTTGAGGTAATTGCATCTCAATATGAAATGGAGTATAGTTTTTACTATTTAAATAAACGCCAACGTTCTGCTATTTACTGCTCAAAAGAACTGCATTGTTTATTAGAACTTCTTTGGGAATGGCAAAACGGTGATCTAGAAACAGATATTGCTTTAGTGATTAGTAATCATGAAGATGCGCGTTCAATTGTCGAATCGTACGGTATTCCTTTCTACTATTTACCTGCAAACAAAGACATTCGTAAACAAGTAGAAGCGGAACAAATTAAATTAATGGAAGAATATAATGTTGATTTACTAATTTTAGCTCGTTATATGCAAATATTAACGCCAGAGTTTGTTGATCATTTTGAAAATCGAATTATTAATATTCATCATTCGTTTTTACCTGCATTTATTGGCGCAAATCCATATGAACGTGCACATAAAAGAGGGGTCAAATTAATCGGAGCAACATCTCATTATGTGACAAATGAATTAGATGAAGGTCCAATTATTGAACAAGATGTTGAACGGGTGGATCATCGTGATAATATATCAACATTAAAGAAAATTGGCCGTCAAATTGAACGTCGTGTTTTAACTAAAGCTGTAAAATGGCATTTAGAAAACCGTATCATTGTAGAAGGAAACAAAACAATCGTATTCCACTAA
- a CDS encoding NAD-dependent epimerase/dehydratase family protein, with translation MKAIVTGGAGFVGSHLVDELVSKGYEVHVIDNLSTGKVENLHANVHSHIVDIRTKEATEIIKQIKPDLVFHLAAQADVTTSISNTVEDANININGTINILDASKEVGVKKFIFASTSAVYGDLQKDLITEQDVTSPISFYGQSKLSAENYIKLYSKYYQLPFTILRYGNVYGPRQVAKGEGGVIAIYIDGLKKNNQLKVYGDGEQTRDFIHVYDVVRANINAIESGNQEIIHVSTGQRTSINRIISILSKIEGSEICPVYVSARPGDIKHSCLSNEKAKRLLNLSPLYSIEEGLRQTYLHETS, from the coding sequence ATGAAAGCAATTGTGACAGGTGGGGCAGGTTTTGTAGGCTCTCACCTTGTAGATGAACTTGTATCAAAAGGATATGAAGTCCATGTGATAGATAATTTATCAACTGGAAAAGTGGAAAATTTACATGCTAATGTTCATTCTCATATTGTAGATATTAGAACCAAGGAAGCAACTGAAATAATAAAGCAAATTAAGCCAGATCTTGTTTTTCATCTTGCTGCTCAGGCAGATGTAACAACTTCAATAAGTAATACAGTTGAAGATGCAAATATTAACATAAACGGAACTATTAATATATTAGATGCTAGCAAAGAAGTAGGAGTTAAAAAATTTATTTTTGCTTCAACATCAGCAGTTTATGGGGATTTACAGAAAGATTTAATAACCGAGCAAGATGTGACATCACCTATCTCTTTTTATGGCCAGTCAAAATTATCAGCTGAGAACTACATTAAATTATATTCAAAATATTATCAGTTACCTTTCACTATTCTTAGATATGGTAATGTATACGGACCTAGACAGGTTGCAAAAGGAGAAGGTGGTGTTATAGCTATATACATTGATGGGTTAAAAAAGAATAATCAATTAAAAGTGTATGGCGATGGTGAGCAAACACGCGATTTCATCCATGTTTATGACGTTGTAAGGGCAAATATCAACGCTATTGAAAGTGGAAATCAAGAAATTATTCATGTATCTACTGGTCAAAGAACATCAATAAATCGCATTATAAGTATATTAAGTAAAATTGAAGGTAGTGAGATTTGTCCTGTTTATGTAAGTGCTAGACCAGGCGACATTAAACATAGTTGTCTTAGTAATGAAAAAGCTAAACGATTACTAAACCTATCTCCTTTGTATAGTATTGAGGAAGGACTTAGACAAACTTATTTACATGAGACTTCTTAG
- a CDS encoding glycosyltransferase family 4 protein produces the protein MKILLATYWPVPHVGGVWSYMKQLASKLESYGHEVDILGYDEENLSVRLYSQGRVINRDKVIPIINANINESNYPEMYVNFLVRWTEMQRYVYELSAAYFGLDKYDLIHTQDVISTYCISRIKPKDTPLVATIHGSVAHEIRLQLETVHKTETNEIARAYYDDLEYRGATTPDVTIVCNQWLKNILTSEFNVPEKQIKILHYGFDTEEFIRKSRQQVTMVRPENKKVILYAGRLVELKGVNYLISALSDLRAIRDDWVCWIAGTGEKEEELKLQVRNLDLEKHVIFLGKRDDVPSLLKQTDIFVLPTLIENQPISVIEAQIAGKAVIASDVGGVPEVIQHGVTGLLTPPRNTSMLTNNINLLLANDKLRKTLGANAKKWGMTHWSIDSGMMKIMDIYKGLLRGRKQ, from the coding sequence ATGAAAATACTATTAGCGACTTATTGGCCTGTACCTCATGTTGGAGGGGTATGGAGCTATATGAAACAATTAGCTAGTAAACTCGAATCTTATGGTCATGAAGTTGATATTTTAGGTTATGATGAGGAAAATCTATCTGTTAGATTGTACAGTCAGGGAAGAGTCATAAATAGAGATAAGGTCATACCAATTATTAATGCAAACATAAATGAAAGTAATTATCCAGAAATGTATGTCAATTTCCTAGTAAGATGGACAGAAATGCAAAGATATGTATATGAGCTAAGTGCTGCATATTTCGGTTTAGATAAGTATGATCTAATTCATACACAAGATGTCATCTCCACTTACTGTATCAGTAGAATAAAACCAAAGGACACACCTTTAGTAGCGACTATACATGGTTCTGTTGCACATGAAATTAGACTTCAATTAGAAACGGTTCATAAAACAGAAACGAATGAAATAGCACGTGCATATTATGATGATCTTGAATATAGAGGTGCAACGACACCTGATGTGACAATTGTATGTAATCAATGGTTGAAAAACATTTTGACTAGTGAGTTTAATGTTCCAGAGAAACAAATTAAGATTTTACATTATGGATTTGATACAGAAGAGTTTATTAGAAAATCGAGACAACAAGTGACGATGGTACGTCCGGAAAACAAAAAAGTCATTTTATATGCAGGAAGATTAGTTGAACTAAAAGGAGTTAACTATTTAATTTCGGCACTTAGTGATTTAAGAGCTATTAGAGATGATTGGGTCTGTTGGATTGCTGGAACAGGGGAAAAAGAAGAAGAACTAAAATTACAAGTTAGAAATCTAGATTTAGAAAAACATGTGATTTTCCTAGGGAAAAGAGACGATGTACCTAGCTTACTAAAACAAACAGATATTTTTGTACTTCCAACATTAATTGAAAACCAACCAATATCTGTCATTGAAGCACAAATTGCAGGTAAAGCAGTTATCGCATCTGACGTCGGAGGTGTACCCGAAGTAATCCAACACGGGGTTACAGGCTTATTAACGCCACCAAGAAATACGTCTATGCTGACAAATAATATAAATTTATTACTAGCAAATGACAAACTTCGTAAGACTTTAGGAGCTAATGCGAAAAAGTGGGGAATGACTCATTGGTCAATTGACAGTGGAATGATGAAAATAATGGATATATATAAGGGATTACTGAGAGGGCGAAAACAATGA
- a CDS encoding DUF4183 domain-containing protein yields MMTKITVPTYLPKPLLLIPKLKSDEEKIFKSPKNVNVFEFFTVSDGCKNVFTSHDSVQGYGEQRIINLDKLSLCNLFINGVLQPRAIYTIEHEKLILKTDDIPVKGTPIILQMISIT; encoded by the coding sequence ATGATGACAAAAATAACAGTCCCAACTTATTTACCTAAGCCTTTGCTGTTAATTCCTAAATTAAAAAGCGATGAAGAAAAAATATTTAAATCCCCTAAAAATGTTAACGTGTTTGAATTTTTTACGGTTTCAGATGGATGTAAAAATGTATTTACTAGTCATGATTCGGTTCAAGGTTATGGTGAGCAACGAATCATTAATCTCGATAAACTCTCGTTATGTAATTTATTTATAAATGGCGTTTTACAACCAAGAGCAATTTATACAATCGAACATGAAAAACTGATTTTAAAAACGGATGACATACCTGTTAAGGGAACACCGATAATTCTACAAATGATATCGATTACGTAG
- a CDS encoding DUF4183 domain-containing protein: MGLKIIKSVSAMPQNIILAPDISRFFYELKKNVPESSIFRINAEEFLDDTGSKVSSLPALNMMNSYFNVYINGILQMDDIFSYTAGERGIGNLLISVPDGSELDIGTSIVLEVVNFEPTVKGGF; encoded by the coding sequence ATGGGTCTTAAAATCATTAAATCTGTATCCGCAATGCCTCAAAATATCATATTAGCACCAGACATATCTCGATTCTTCTATGAACTTAAAAAAAATGTACCAGAATCTTCAATATTTAGAATTAACGCTGAGGAATTCTTAGATGATACAGGCAGTAAGGTTAGTTCTTTACCTGCACTTAATATGATGAATAGTTATTTCAATGTCTACATTAATGGTATTTTACAGATGGATGACATTTTTAGTTACACTGCTGGCGAAAGAGGAATAGGTAACTTACTTATTTCAGTGCCTGATGGATCAGAACTAGATATAGGGACGTCTATCGTATTAGAAGTAGTCAACTTTGAACCAACAGTTAAAGGTGGATTTTAG
- a CDS encoding NAD-dependent epimerase/dehydratase family protein, translating into MKKILITGGAGFIGSHLTDYLLEKGYEITVVDNLSNGSADYLQSAFKNPQFSYRQADVLDKEIMNQLIKEHDIIYHLAAVLGVKNTVDDPLKVIEGNIDGTRVVLELAYKYGKKVIFASTSEIYGKNSELPYSETSSRLLGDPSIHRWCYATAKALDEHLCFAYAKKGLPVTVVRFFNAYGPRQDHSAYGGVIPIFIKKALLQEALPIHGKGNQLRCFGFIKDVVKGLEAAMAPEANNEAFNLGSSQQITILELAKKIIDLTGSSVGYEFVPYEKAYGKGFEDIPARIPSLDKAKKILGYQPITNLEEGLLQTIEWYKTNLVRD; encoded by the coding sequence ATGAAAAAAATATTAATTACTGGTGGAGCAGGCTTTATTGGGTCTCATTTAACGGATTATTTACTGGAAAAAGGGTATGAGATAACGGTAGTTGATAATTTATCGAATGGATCCGCTGATTATTTACAAAGTGCATTTAAAAATCCTCAATTTTCTTACCGACAAGCAGATGTTCTAGATAAAGAAATAATGAATCAGTTGATTAAAGAACATGATATTATTTATCATTTGGCAGCTGTGTTAGGAGTTAAGAATACGGTAGATGATCCATTAAAGGTTATTGAAGGGAATATTGATGGAACTAGAGTTGTATTAGAATTAGCATATAAATATGGGAAAAAAGTTATCTTTGCTTCAACTTCGGAAATATACGGGAAAAATTCAGAGCTTCCATACTCCGAAACATCTTCTAGGTTATTAGGCGACCCTTCGATTCATCGTTGGTGCTATGCTACTGCAAAAGCGTTAGATGAACATTTATGCTTTGCTTATGCAAAAAAAGGTTTGCCAGTTACAGTTGTTCGATTCTTTAATGCTTATGGACCCCGTCAGGATCATTCCGCCTATGGTGGAGTAATTCCTATATTTATTAAAAAAGCATTATTGCAAGAAGCTTTACCGATTCACGGAAAAGGTAATCAACTAAGATGTTTTGGTTTTATTAAAGATGTCGTAAAAGGTCTTGAAGCTGCAATGGCGCCTGAAGCAAATAATGAAGCGTTTAATCTCGGTTCATCGCAGCAAATTACCATTTTGGAACTAGCTAAGAAAATCATCGATCTAACAGGAAGCTCAGTTGGATATGAATTTGTTCCTTATGAAAAAGCATATGGTAAAGGATTTGAAGATATTCCTGCTCGTATTCCATCTTTAGATAAAGCGAAGAAAATACTAGGCTATCAACCAATAACTAATTTAGAAGAAGGGCTTCTACAAACAATTGAATGGTATAAAACCAATTTAGTTAGAGACTAA
- a CDS encoding nucleotide sugar dehydrogenase, translating into MQISQQQSVAVIGLGFVGLPLCQQFLLKGFTVHGIDVDSRKIEKFKKGEIENPDIDVTFMVECMNNNQFILHSSAEGVANADSIIICVPTPLNNDHKPDLSYVTNAVSNMIPYLKENQLVCLESTTYPGTTEELILPELKKRGFEVGKDIFLAYSPERINPGSKIPLFEIPKVVGGTSAECLKRAVSLYENIFNTVVPVSSTKAAEMTKILENTQRFINISFINDCAILCEKMDIDIYEVIKAAATKPYGFVPYMPGAGIGGHCIPIDPLYLSWKAEEYGHPLHFVEIADKVNRKMPDYITDKIIQFLLRKPNKLETSVLLIGITYKEDINDVRESASLQIMENLLKEGISVDYYDPHVPKVTINNVVYHSIKETDLSNYDVTVVLTPHSSLPYEKIYSSAENVFDAGKFFVSSEKYGM; encoded by the coding sequence ATGCAAATATCACAACAACAGTCCGTTGCTGTAATTGGATTAGGTTTTGTTGGTCTACCCTTATGTCAGCAATTCTTACTAAAAGGATTCACCGTTCATGGTATTGATGTAGATAGTAGAAAAATAGAGAAGTTCAAAAAGGGGGAAATAGAAAATCCTGATATAGATGTCACTTTTATGGTTGAATGTATGAATAATAATCAATTTATCCTACATTCTTCCGCTGAAGGAGTTGCGAATGCTGATTCCATCATTATATGTGTTCCAACTCCATTAAATAATGATCATAAACCAGATCTTTCATATGTAACGAATGCAGTTTCTAATATGATACCTTATTTAAAAGAAAACCAACTTGTTTGTTTAGAAAGTACAACATACCCTGGAACAACCGAAGAATTAATCCTTCCAGAATTAAAAAAACGGGGGTTTGAAGTTGGCAAGGATATTTTCTTAGCATACTCCCCTGAAAGAATCAATCCAGGAAGTAAGATACCTCTTTTTGAAATCCCAAAGGTAGTCGGTGGAACGTCAGCAGAGTGTTTAAAAAGAGCTGTTTCCTTATACGAAAATATCTTTAATACAGTTGTCCCAGTATCTTCCACTAAAGCGGCAGAAATGACAAAAATATTAGAAAACACGCAGAGATTTATTAATATTTCATTTATAAATGATTGTGCCATTCTTTGTGAAAAAATGGACATTGATATATATGAAGTAATAAAAGCAGCAGCTACAAAACCATATGGGTTTGTCCCATATATGCCAGGAGCAGGAATTGGCGGACATTGTATTCCTATAGATCCATTATATTTATCGTGGAAAGCTGAGGAATATGGACATCCACTACACTTTGTAGAAATAGCAGATAAAGTAAATAGAAAAATGCCAGATTATATTACGGATAAAATAATCCAATTTTTACTACGAAAACCTAATAAACTTGAAACTTCTGTACTTCTGATAGGAATCACTTATAAAGAAGATATCAATGATGTTAGAGAATCAGCGTCATTACAAATAATGGAGAACTTACTTAAAGAGGGGATAAGTGTAGATTATTATGATCCGCATGTACCAAAAGTAACGATTAACAACGTTGTATATCATTCTATTAAGGAGACCGATCTAAGTAATTATGATGTAACAGTCGTACTAACACCACATAGTAGTCTACCATATGAAAAGATTTATTCTTCAGCTGAAAATGTTTTTGATGCGGGTAAATTTTTTGTTTCCTCAGAAAAATATGGAATGTAG
- a CDS encoding carbonic anhydrase, which produces MSRVKYFSFLLFIQVVVAIFVYVSLSTIPTEQTNIEPRSTETQQVYQSIEQIGPTQRVSIDPFETTCTRGVAQSPININNANLLEEQLFNEITLNYVPTIYHLVNNGHTIQMMNPSNQNKLVLDGEEYKLAHVHFHNPSEHQIDGKYYNMEGHIVHEINSGELAIVSFFVTEGKVNTDLDEMWSILPAEVTEEPIVVNREIDLLEVLPENKNMYSYSGSITIPPCTEGVTWLIIEEPIEMSPQQIELFAAIYPQNNRSIQELNNRKVYKVN; this is translated from the coding sequence ATGAGTAGGGTAAAATATTTTTCATTCTTATTATTTATTCAAGTAGTCGTTGCAATTTTTGTTTACGTATCGTTAAGTACTATCCCTACTGAACAAACAAATATTGAACCGAGATCTACAGAAACTCAACAAGTATATCAGTCCATTGAGCAAATCGGGCCAACACAAAGGGTAAGTATCGATCCTTTTGAGACAACTTGTACAAGGGGAGTTGCACAATCACCTATTAATATTAATAATGCAAACTTATTAGAAGAACAGTTATTTAATGAAATTACGCTAAATTATGTGCCAACTATATATCATCTCGTCAATAACGGTCATACAATTCAAATGATGAATCCATCAAACCAAAATAAATTAGTACTTGATGGAGAAGAATATAAACTAGCTCATGTTCATTTTCATAACCCTAGTGAACACCAAATAGATGGAAAATATTATAATATGGAAGGTCATATTGTTCACGAAATCAATAGTGGAGAATTGGCGATAGTTAGTTTCTTTGTAACGGAAGGGAAAGTTAACACTGATTTAGATGAAATGTGGTCGATATTACCTGCAGAAGTAACAGAGGAACCTATCGTAGTGAATCGCGAAATTGATTTACTCGAGGTGTTACCGGAAAATAAAAATATGTATTCTTATAGTGGCTCTATAACGATACCACCTTGTACAGAAGGAGTGACGTGGTTAATTATTGAAGAGCCAATTGAAATGTCACCCCAACAAATTGAACTCTTTGCAGCGATATATCCACAAAACAATCGTTCTATACAAGAGCTAAATAATCGGAAAGTTTATAAGGTAAATTAG